One genomic region from Streptomyces sp. NBC_01431 encodes:
- a CDS encoding type I polyketide synthase — MDRQIPVAIVGMAVLLPGAKDLDAYWRNLVEGVDAVREVPEGRWDPVYYRPGDPGGAADRIYCRRGGFVDGLAEVDATRFGIMPSSVAGTEPDQLIALSVAARAIADAGGEERLPERGRVGVVLGRGGYLNPGLVRLDQRVRTAHQLTRTLGQLMPHLAPDQLDRIRAAFTETLGPEHPESAIGLVPNLAASRIANRLDLRGPAYTVDAACASSLIAVDQAVGELAAGRCDMMLAGGVHHCHDVTLWSVFAQLRALSPSQRSRPFHAAADGILIGEGTGVVVLKRLADAERDGDRVYAVIRGTGVAGDGRAAGLMNPDPGGQTRAVRQAWRAAGLDPRAPGSVGLLEAHGTGTPAGDAAELATLAEVFGPSAHGAAAPVIGSVKSMIGHCMPAAGIAGLVKAALAVYHATLLPTLHCDEPHPALARTRFRPAALARPWEEPLRRAAVNAFGFGGINAHVVLEQAPGAVAAPRRAAVREPERVLRLSADTPGELARLLDTDDTTVRQRGDASYAQGVSAPYRPSALVPNPQGTWQAPAARLGIVAPTAKRLALARRAVAQGRPWRGRSDVWFAPRPLLGKAGGGKVAFVFPGLEAEFTPRVDEVAEHYGLRLPGRAYTEATDVARHGLGVLRVGRILDEALRALGVRPDGVAGHSVGEWTAMIAGGMFAAGEADDFFASFDPDSLRVPGLTFAAIGAPAARVSEALTGWPDLVLSHDNSPSQSMVCGPQQPVEKFAAKLRAERVICQVLPFRSGFHTPMLAPYLGPMKRGVDAAEILPQRVPVWSGTTAAPFPADPDEVRALFVRHLLEPVRFRLLIDAMYAAGFRAFVQVGTGRLTSLITDTLKDRDHLTLSANSPQRGGLAQLLRVETGLWAEGYPPALARPDGPRPSAPIPLDLTAALVPIAPHRLDDLRAELCPRTESEAELATSTNLLSESLTRSHPVAAELDALMRETVDSVTAVLEGARDPVAASASPGAALSGTPTTPDSAAPSTEHRTQLRVSTTAMPYLLDHCFFPQRPGWPDPADRHPVVPATTVLHHLMAAAERAASGQRAVAVDDVRLEKWVNAIPAVDVTITARPQGADRWAVAFGPYARATVHLAPAYPAPPSAPPLDAADERPPDIAAAQLYEDRWMFHGPAFRGVTALRGIGPGHVRGTITTPSAPGALLDNVGQLLGYWLMSTHPTRTVIFPVALERARFYGPPPPTGTRVDCHAVITSLTEDTLLADVRVTLPDGTVWAELSGWRDRRFSGLDARKSGGYPEHRALAEAQPGGWCLLRDVWPDLASRDLLTRMQLGRAEREAYEARPPRGRRQWLLGRIAAKDAVRRWLWQRGEGAVFPAEIEIVNEESGRPRAVGVHGRTLPALDLSLAHRGDLAVALVRPPGHSPYSIGVGIDVEEIADHTPQTHRVALGARELALLGGLVAAGSGESEALWFTRFWAAKEAAAKAEGTGFGGRPHAFEVTEADAESLTVTVDGRRYHVHCTLVDPTHVVAWTTSATTLKESTQ; from the coding sequence ATGGATCGTCAGATACCCGTCGCCATCGTCGGCATGGCCGTCCTGCTGCCCGGCGCCAAGGACCTCGACGCCTACTGGCGCAACCTCGTTGAGGGCGTGGACGCCGTACGGGAGGTGCCCGAGGGACGCTGGGACCCGGTCTACTACCGGCCCGGCGATCCGGGCGGCGCCGCCGACCGCATCTACTGCCGGCGCGGCGGCTTCGTCGACGGCCTCGCCGAGGTCGACGCCACCCGCTTCGGCATCATGCCCAGCTCGGTCGCGGGCACCGAGCCCGACCAGCTCATCGCGCTCTCGGTCGCGGCCCGCGCCATCGCGGACGCGGGCGGTGAGGAGCGGCTGCCCGAGCGCGGCCGGGTCGGGGTGGTCCTGGGCCGGGGCGGATACCTCAACCCGGGCCTCGTCCGGCTCGACCAACGGGTGCGTACCGCCCACCAGTTGACGCGCACCCTGGGCCAGCTCATGCCCCACCTCGCCCCGGACCAGCTCGACCGGATCCGGGCCGCGTTCACCGAGACGCTGGGACCCGAGCACCCGGAGTCGGCCATCGGGCTCGTCCCCAATCTGGCGGCGTCCCGCATCGCCAACCGGCTCGACCTGCGGGGGCCGGCGTACACGGTGGACGCGGCCTGCGCGTCCTCGCTGATCGCGGTCGACCAGGCGGTGGGCGAACTGGCCGCCGGCCGCTGCGACATGATGCTCGCGGGCGGTGTGCACCACTGCCACGACGTCACCCTGTGGAGCGTCTTCGCCCAGCTGCGCGCCCTCTCGCCGAGTCAGCGCAGCCGCCCCTTCCACGCGGCGGCCGACGGCATCCTCATTGGTGAGGGGACGGGCGTCGTCGTCCTCAAACGTCTCGCGGACGCCGAACGCGACGGCGACCGTGTGTACGCGGTGATCCGTGGCACCGGCGTCGCGGGCGACGGCCGCGCCGCCGGGCTGATGAACCCCGACCCGGGCGGCCAGACCCGTGCGGTCCGCCAGGCCTGGCGAGCGGCGGGCCTCGACCCGCGCGCCCCCGGCTCCGTGGGCCTCCTGGAGGCGCACGGCACCGGCACCCCGGCGGGCGACGCGGCTGAACTGGCCACGCTGGCCGAGGTGTTCGGGCCCAGCGCGCACGGTGCGGCCGCACCCGTCATCGGCTCGGTGAAGTCGATGATCGGCCACTGCATGCCCGCCGCAGGCATCGCCGGACTGGTGAAGGCTGCCCTCGCCGTGTACCACGCGACCCTGCTGCCGACCCTGCACTGCGACGAGCCGCACCCCGCCCTCGCCCGCACCCGGTTCCGCCCGGCGGCGCTCGCCCGCCCGTGGGAGGAGCCGCTGCGCCGGGCCGCCGTCAACGCGTTCGGATTCGGCGGGATCAACGCCCACGTGGTCCTGGAGCAGGCCCCGGGCGCTGTGGCCGCTCCGCGCCGGGCGGCCGTGCGCGAACCGGAGCGGGTGCTGCGCCTGAGCGCCGACACGCCCGGGGAGCTGGCGCGGCTCCTGGACACGGACGACACCACGGTTCGGCAGCGGGGCGACGCCTCGTACGCGCAGGGTGTCTCCGCCCCGTACCGGCCAAGTGCCCTCGTCCCGAACCCGCAGGGCACTTGGCAGGCCCCCGCCGCCCGGCTAGGCATCGTCGCCCCGACCGCCAAGCGGCTGGCGCTCGCCCGCCGGGCGGTGGCCCAGGGCCGCCCGTGGCGTGGTCGCAGCGACGTGTGGTTCGCCCCGCGCCCGCTGCTCGGGAAGGCGGGCGGGGGCAAGGTGGCGTTCGTCTTCCCCGGTCTGGAGGCGGAGTTCACCCCCCGGGTGGACGAGGTGGCCGAGCACTACGGGCTGCGGCTGCCGGGCCGTGCCTACACCGAGGCGACCGACGTCGCCCGGCACGGGCTCGGGGTGCTCCGCGTCGGCAGGATCCTGGACGAAGCCCTGCGCGCCCTCGGCGTCCGGCCCGACGGAGTCGCCGGACACAGCGTCGGGGAATGGACGGCGATGATCGCGGGCGGCATGTTCGCGGCCGGCGAGGCGGACGACTTCTTCGCCTCCTTCGACCCCGACTCGCTGCGCGTGCCGGGCCTGACGTTCGCGGCGATCGGCGCCCCGGCGGCACGGGTGAGCGAGGCGCTCACCGGCTGGCCGGATCTCGTCCTCTCGCACGACAACTCGCCCAGTCAGTCGATGGTGTGCGGCCCGCAACAGCCGGTCGAGAAGTTCGCGGCGAAGCTCCGGGCCGAGCGTGTGATCTGCCAGGTGCTCCCGTTCCGCTCCGGCTTCCACACGCCGATGCTCGCCCCGTATCTGGGCCCTATGAAGCGGGGCGTGGACGCGGCGGAGATCCTTCCGCAGCGGGTCCCGGTCTGGTCCGGCACCACGGCGGCCCCGTTCCCGGCCGACCCCGACGAGGTCCGCGCCCTGTTCGTCCGCCACCTCCTGGAGCCAGTACGGTTCCGGCTGCTCATCGACGCCATGTACGCGGCTGGCTTCCGCGCCTTCGTCCAGGTGGGCACGGGCCGCCTGACCTCGCTGATCACTGACACCCTCAAGGACCGCGACCACCTCACGCTCTCCGCCAACTCGCCCCAGCGCGGCGGACTCGCGCAACTGCTGCGGGTGGAGACGGGGCTGTGGGCGGAGGGTTACCCGCCGGCGCTCGCCCGGCCGGACGGGCCGCGCCCCTCCGCCCCCATCCCTCTCGACCTCACGGCCGCGCTGGTCCCCATCGCCCCCCACCGCCTGGACGACTTACGCGCCGAGCTGTGCCCCCGTACGGAATCGGAGGCTGAACTCGCCACCTCCACAAACCTGTTGAGTGAATCCCTCACCCGGAGCCACCCCGTCGCCGCAGAGCTCGACGCGCTGATGCGGGAAACGGTGGACAGCGTCACGGCCGTACTGGAGGGGGCGAGGGATCCCGTGGCGGCTTCGGCTTCGCCGGGGGCGGCGCTGTCCGGCACACCGACCACACCCGACAGCGCAGCCCCGTCCACCGAGCACCGCACCCAACTCCGCGTCTCCACCACGGCCATGCCCTACCTCCTCGACCACTGCTTCTTCCCGCAGCGGCCCGGCTGGCCCGATCCCGCCGACCGGCATCCGGTCGTCCCCGCCACCACCGTCCTGCACCACCTGATGGCCGCCGCCGAGCGTGCCGCGTCCGGGCAGCGGGCCGTCGCCGTGGACGACGTACGGCTGGAGAAGTGGGTCAACGCCATCCCGGCCGTGGACGTGACCATCACCGCCCGGCCGCAGGGCGCCGACCGGTGGGCGGTCGCGTTCGGACCGTACGCCCGCGCGACCGTCCACCTCGCCCCCGCCTACCCGGCCCCGCCGTCCGCGCCACCCCTGGACGCGGCCGACGAGCGTCCGCCCGACATCGCGGCGGCCCAGCTGTACGAGGACCGGTGGATGTTCCACGGGCCCGCCTTCCGGGGCGTCACCGCGCTGCGCGGCATCGGACCCGGCCACGTCCGGGGCACGATCACCACGCCGTCCGCGCCGGGCGCCCTCCTCGACAACGTGGGCCAACTCCTCGGCTACTGGCTGATGTCGACCCACCCCACCCGGACCGTGATCTTCCCGGTCGCCCTGGAGCGGGCCCGCTTTTACGGACCGCCCCCGCCCACCGGCACCCGCGTCGACTGCCATGCGGTCATCACCTCGCTCACCGAGGACACCCTCCTCGCCGACGTCCGGGTCACCCTGCCCGACGGGACGGTGTGGGCGGAGCTCTCCGGCTGGCGCGACCGCCGGTTCTCCGGGCTCGACGCGCGCAAGTCCGGCGGCTACCCGGAACACCGCGCCCTCGCCGAGGCGCAGCCGGGCGGCTGGTGCCTGCTGCGGGACGTATGGCCGGACCTGGCCTCCCGCGATCTGCTGACGCGCATGCAACTGGGCCGGGCCGAGCGGGAGGCGTACGAGGCGCGGCCGCCGCGCGGCCGGCGGCAATGGCTGCTCGGCCGGATCGCCGCCAAGGACGCGGTCCGGCGGTGGCTGTGGCAGCGCGGCGAGGGCGCGGTGTTCCCGGCCGAGATCGAGATCGTGAATGAGGAGTCGGGTCGGCCGCGTGCGGTGGGAGTGCACGGGCGTACGCTCCCGGCGCTGGACCTGTCCCTCGCCCACCGGGGCGACCTCGCGGTCGCCCTCGTACGCCCGCCGGGGCACAGCCCGTACTCGATCGGCGTCGGCATCGACGTCGAAGAGATCGCGGACCACACTCCGCAGACCCACCGTGTCGCCCTCGGCGCCCGCGAACTCGCCCTTCTCGGCGGGCTCGTCGCCGCCGGGTCCGGCGAGTCCGAAGCCTTGTGGTTCACCCGGTTCTGGGCGGCCAAGGAGGCCGCCGCCAAGGCGGAGGGCACCGGCTTCGGCGGACGGCCGCACGCCTTCGAAGTGACCGAAGCGGACGCCGAATCCCTCACCGTCACCGTCGACGGCCGCCGCTACCACGTCCATTGCACTCTCGTCGACCCCACCCATGTCGTGGCTTGGACCACGTCTGCGACGACCCTCAAGGAGAGCACTCAGTGA